The Funiculus sociatus GB2-C1 genome includes the window TGACGAAAAGCGACAACACAATTAAGCTGGATCAGTTTTTGAAGTTTACAGGTGTAGTGATGACTGGCGGCGAAGCCAAGCTAAGGATTCAAGATGGTGAAGTTTTAGTCAACGGCACGCTGGAAACCAGACGGGGACGGCAGTTAGTATCAGGCGATCGCGTGAC containing:
- a CDS encoding RNA-binding S4 domain-containing protein, which translates into the protein MTKSDNTIKLDQFLKFTGVVMTGGEAKLRIQDGEVLVNGTLETRRGRQLVSGDRVTVGGQTFEVNLQNS